AGATAAGTTCGTACTTGATCTGGCTACTGTCTACTGACTTCTTAATGGATACCATGAAAGCAAAAGCACCTTTCGATCCATTACTGTACTTGGTGACCGACCCGGAGTTGTCCCTGGGGCGGTCGGAGGTCGAGGTCGTACGGCGGGCCGTCGCAGCCGGCGTCACCATGGTCCAGTACAGGGACAAGAACGCTTCGACCCGTGTTATGATCGAAAAGACTCGTTCCCTCGCTAAAATCTGCAGGGAAAGCGCAGTACCCCTCATTGTCAACGACAGGCTGGACGTGGCCCTCGCCGGAGGAGCCCATGGGGTTCACCTTGGCCAGGACGACATGGACCCCGGCGATTGCCATGAAATCGCCGGGACCGGGTTTATCATCGGCGTTTCTGTAACAACCGTCGAAGAAGTGAGAAAAGCGGAAAAGGCGGGAGCCGATTACGTCGCCGCCAACGGAGTCTTCCCCACCGGGACCAAGACCGACCTGGGAGAACCGTTGGGGCTTACCGGCCTGGCCGAACTGGCCGCAGCGACCGACCTGCCCCTTATCGCCATCGGAGGGATCGACGACACCAACGCAGGGCAGATCATTGAGGCAGGGGGAACTGGAGTTGCACTGGTCTCATTCATCGTAGGGGCAGAAGATATAGAGGGAAGGTGTGGATTGATGTTATCTGCCCTGCATAGAGCTAAGAGCTAAGTACATTATGAAAATTTCGGACGTTGGTGAATTCAAACTCATCGAGATGATCGAGGCGAGGGCAGGCCTTCCGTCCTACCCGGTTGTCGTGGGGATCGGCGACGACGCCGCCGTCCTGGACGTGGGTCCCCGTACCCAGGTGGTCACCACCACCGACATGCTGGTGGAGGGAGTCCACTTCGGCCGGGAAACCACACCACCACGTGACCTGGGATATAAATCCCTTGCTGTCAACCTGAGCGACCTCGCGGCGATGGGGGCCTCTCCGGTCCAGTCGTTCCTTTCCA
This DNA window, taken from bacterium, encodes the following:
- the thiE gene encoding thiamine phosphate synthase, with amino-acid sequence MKAKAPFDPLLYLVTDPELSLGRSEVEVVRRAVAAGVTMVQYRDKNASTRVMIEKTRSLAKICRESAVPLIVNDRLDVALAGGAHGVHLGQDDMDPGDCHEIAGTGFIIGVSVTTVEEVRKAEKAGADYVAANGVFPTGTKTDLGEPLGLTGLAELAAATDLPLIAIGGIDDTNAGQIIEAGGTGVALVSFIVGAEDIEGRCGLMLSALHRAKS